The nucleotide window TTCCTTGATTGAAATCCTCGTAAGAGATTGGTAGTTCTTTATCCTTTGAATTTAATAGGTCTATCTTCTGTAGAACTTTTTTCttagtttaaatttaaattcgCCTAAACTTTGTCCAAGTCTTTGAATTTTCTGTAAggttaaaaaatttttctgagCAAAAAAGATTCCAGttcactttaaaaattattaatattaAAAAACCTGCTTCTTTAGAGATTTTTATGCGAACTGTTTTCAGTTGAACATAAAATCCTTCCAGcatttttcttaatttatcAAGATGAGTAGTCTTTGTTTTTCGTTGGTCAATGATTTCTATAGCTTTTCTTTCCAGTTCCTTGTGAATCAGTGGGAGATCACAATTTTCGAGGTTGTATGACTGTAAcaattcttcaacttttgttACGCCTTCTCTGATTTCCTTTCTAGCCTACAAATCAAGGTGGTGCTGTAGATTTTTGCTTGTATTGTAAAAGTTACTCACTCTCTCTAATTTTTTGCGTAAGAGGATTTGCATGTTCTGAATTCTATTCCAGTTCCAATAGAGGATGGCTAATGTTAGAAAATCCGTCTTCAGATTGCATTATTTTAGTTGGATGGCTAAAGGATTACCGTTTAAGATCTCTTACTAATTTTTTACATATGCTTTAGAACATAAGCATAAAGATACAGTTTTGAGAATACTTGCTCGTGCTCTTCTCCTCCAGTTAATCCGAGTTCTTTTGTCCATCGGGGATTCCAAAGAATCTGTTATGAATGTTAGACTTcagaaaaatatttctcttacataaaaattcaaatggtaCCTGGCAGGGTAATTGATGTGCCATTTGATGCATTATCGGTAAAATTCCcgtcatttcttttgttagcATCATATGTTCTGAAAATACCGGAGAACTTTTTAATACATCCATTTTCAATATTGACACACAACGTCGTAGCAAAAGAATGTACCCTGACTCTTCCAAGCTTCGTAATGCATAAATGCCGTATGTGTCCACGATTCGCATTTAAACATATTGATGGCATACGGCACTATACAGTGCTTGCAAGAGCTAATGACGAGCCCTGTCTcgtcatattttttattttcatttttatcttctcttgCAGCTTTAAAAGCCAATCCCCCgcacatgtttttcttttttgactgaaaaaagcaaagaaaaagaattgcacTACAATAATGTTGAGACAATGGAATATTGCTTAGTGTTTGAGCTTTGTTGTAAATCCTTTGACGAAAACTCTCAACTTTAACATCCGACTTGATTACTAAATTCTCGAACCTCGATTCTACATCGTCCATTCtatggaaaaatttaaaaaatgaataccaACAATTGTCTTAACTTATAAAGAATGCTTACattctttcgttttctggTTTTTTCGCTTTTCCAACAGAGGCCAAACGCCTGAGCTTTATGATAGCATTAGATGATTTGATGATTGATGGTTTTGTTCCGTAACTGGGGAAATCAATTTTGTTCCTTTTAAATTCTTCCTGGTCAATGTAATGGCGACATGTTTCCCACTCTCTTTCCGCCGTTATGAACAATGGTATATTGATTGGTCCACTCTGCAAAAGCCGAATCATTTTTACATCGATCCATGGTCTTGATTTAATTTTAGTGTGTTATGTTACGTACCCGTCCATACTCCTCAGATACTTCTTCAAGAGTGTgagtgtacagtatcctgcacaaaaatccgaacaccgatttaattttttaaagccacctattggcggggtaatggattttttgtttgtttttctttaagggggagggtagacggggtgatggacacgacagggtagggttgggtaagtctagacatttttttaatgccttaaggtattacgctttaaggcaagttacaggtcgggacatttttgcaacccccagggtggtgtgttttttaaaacgacagttggaaatttagggatTGGgcatggtaatgttgcttaccgaaacaattaagcttatgttccagctgcctgtaaatgtttacgtcgctgtcaatggcgtaggtgtagcgtttctgaatgtggtgctggagatcggtgttcgattccagatgaggtgatgagttACTATTGTTAACTTACGAGAAAATTTCGTTcacatataaaataaattttcatcgagcaatatatgctttttttgtttattaaataattttaaaaataataatctccttcgttctagagaaattaatattcccagcaaattcgaataaagaatattataatgATACCATATATTTTGCAAACCCTTGTTGGGattcgaacactgatctacggcgtcgcaatcagaagctctacacatatgccatcggtgtcgaaataattgtgcacaggcagctttataatttatttgggtaaggagtattacacagcctaagtccaacatttccaactgtcgtttaaaaaaaacacaccaccccgggggttgcaaaaatgtcccgacctgttacttgccttaaagcgtaataccttaaggcattaaaaaaatgtctagacttacccaaccctgccctatgtgtccatcaccccgtctaccctccctcttaaagaaaaacaaacaaaaaaccctttaccccgccaataggtggctttaaaaaattaaatcggtgttcggatttttgtgcaggatactgtacatgttCTTCGTAGAACTTGTACATTTGTGGGAAATGTGGTGGCATAGAAGAAGTGCGTTTTCTGACAGGTATGTGACCGTTTCCGATAAACTTACCGGGAAAAACCCAGAAAATACATAATCATCGATTGTTGCTTTCGTTAGAGAATCACAAGTATCGCAAACGAAAGTTGTCCCCTTTAAAAAGAATCGACCTGTTGAAAAGGTTTGCGAATAttagaaaatatttctaatataGTTTATATTCAGCGCAATGCTTACCTTGCTCAGTGACAACCACGATTGATTCTGTAACATTGGGAATAAGTGACATCGATCCATGGCAGCTTATATCGCAGCATTTATGAGGTACGAAGCATGGGACGCAGATATCtgtaaaataacaagaaagtTAAAAGTTAGCTATGTGTGGTGATTTACCATCTTATTTCCTTACCTTTTTTTATAATGTTTCCCTCTGCATCGATAAAATGATCTGGTTGTAATACTTCCAAGCCGTCACAAGAACAGAATAGCCGTTGATGAGAGCAAACCGGTATTGTACTATTTCATTTATGTGccatttgaaaacatttttctaataaaagaaaatactgTGATTAAtaggaaaaggaaaagctTTCCCAATGAAACCTTTAAACGAGAAGATTGTCAACATGATTTGGGGAGAAAGTAGCGCAGCTTTGCCGGGAAACAGCATATCCGTATATTATATTAAACTACATTCCACAAATAACATTATTTCAATGAAATTTATCAATTAGGGCGGAGTAGAGACAGACGTGATGGAAAACGCTAATGATACTCTACGTATTAATAATAGTGCCTCTAGTGCTTCTCTCCATACAATGAATACCTCTAGTTGTGCAGTCTTGTAAGCCAtaatatttctttcttcttagcCATACACTAATCCCATTTTTATTCACAGGGCTAAAACGGTTCAATCGTCTTTTCTTGAAAACGAGGAAGACGACTTATCTACTTTTGAGTTTGATGATAGCCAATCAAACCAATCATCTTTATGTCAAACATTTAGTAACGCTGACTTTGCTGACGGTGTACCATCCACATCCCGAGTTGTAGCTTTGCTCCCCAAACGCACATCAACTCCGGTATTGTCCACTAAAACAACAGATCATAGTTCTGCAAATATCGTGTTTGCGAAACGCTCTCAAGCAACTTTGGCACCGGTTGAAAAAGATGCTCCACTAGTTGCAGTAACTTCATTTTCTACGACGAATGGAGaatctttaaataaaaatcctTTAGCTCTTCGTGATATTGTCAATCGCGCCAAAAGAGCACATGCTGAAAAAATCAAACGTTTCTGTTTCTAAGAGGTTGATGCGCGATCGCTTTGATTTGCTGCACTCTGTCATTGCAGTAAGACAGCTTATAGGAAAACCAATTGATGCCGAAAAAGACATTCCGGTAGACCTTTTAGAAATGATGAACAACCCGTCTCAATTAATTTGAAAGAGCTATGTTACAAGTTtcgtttgattctgtttaatcAATATGTGCAATACAAACTTGAAAGCAACTTATTTAACGAGTGAAATCATTCAATGTCATTCGATTTCGCTTTTCGAAACCTTGTCTTCGTAGACGTAGAGCTGCTTGAGCCAAATTTTCTTGTCTATCGGGTTGATTGTCATAATCTTGTTCCTCAAAATGATTAACTGCTATATCGTCGTCGAAATCTGGTTGTCTTCGTGATAGGGCTATATTGTGAAGGATGAAGCATGCCATTATCACGCGACAAGCACGACCGGGTTGCATGCGTATTCCAAAGAAAAGAGCCGGAAACCTACGCTTTACCATACCAAAAAACCGTTCGATTACGCACCTAGACTTTTTGTGAGCAACGTTAAATCTTCGTTCTGGTTCATTGCTCTGCACTGCATATGGCGTAAGTAAATAAGGTGTACATGCATAGCCACTGTCCCCGATTAaatgaaaaggagaaaaatctCCTCTTGCTAACCGTTGACCAATTATACTTTCAACAAACATTGCTGCATCATTAGTGCTTCCGGGTTTCTTTGCATAGACGCTTAACGCCCTACCATTGGCATCACAAATAGCCTAAATAATCATTTGAAATGTAACGTGGTTTCCGAATCATATTTTTTGAAAAGCGTTGGACTAACCTGTACGTTGatagaatgaaaatttttacgGTTAACATAGATTTTCTCGTCAACCCATGGCCTTGCTATTTTTATATGACATCCATCAATTGCACCAATTATACCACGAAAACCAGCAAATTCTGAGAACTCAAGACATACCTATAAATTAATGTCAATGAGATTAGAATGAGAAACCATATAATTATTTCATATGTAccatatttaaattttctggGAAAGAAATCCATTCTCGTGCTATAGAGCATAATGCACTTGAAACGTCATGTACGCTGCGACACACCGATGATTGACTCATTCTAAGAACATGTCCAACCTCTTTTTGAAAAGTTCCAGTGGCATAAAATTTAGTGCAGCAAGAATTTGCTGCATCGGTGTAAGAAACTTTCGACCATTTAATTTTCGTTCGAGTTTATCATTTATCAATCCTGTATTAATTAGAAATATTTTGTACGCTCATTAACATTAGTGTGGTCCAATTTGTATACCTTCAATAAATTGGAGTGAAGCTCTATCAAAACGAAAGGTTTTGTATAATTGATCGTCATTAAAAAACTCGTCGTACATATCGGTTCGTCTAGAATAGAAAGGAACCATTCTTCTGCGTACTTCAATGCGCCTTTCACGCCGAGCTTCTTCGTCATCACTACTTGTCAATTCGTAGTTCATTTCGTCTAAGTCGTTTAAAAAGAACTCTAGCTCTTCGTTGAAACCTCTATCGTCATTCATTTTAATTGAAACTGTCAATCAACAATAACGTATGTTAAATAGCGCCACCTTAATATGGAGAACATTAATCGGGTTTAGTTTTTAAGTGTACTTTATTGCGTTTAAGCCAAGAAATAGTTGGCTTAAAAAATTGACTACTTTTGCTTAAACTTAAGAGTCCTTTGTCTCCTTGAAAACTTTTGAGTAGGACTTAGAATTCAATATTTAAGTAAAGTACAGAAATAAGTACAAAACTTTGCACTTAAAGTACATACTTCTACTTTAAGCCACAGATAGAATTCCACCCCTGGGGTCGAATTCCGAACGTCCTTTTTTACTTGACTTGGACTTGACTTAGGTGGTTTTCCGTCctgacttaaaaattttttcagacTTTCATCCAAGTAGGATTCCGAGCACAAAAATCTCAAGTCAAGTTAAAAACTTGTACTTGAAAACGCAAAAGTCGAGTCCCCAAACTTAGTTAAGTCTCCGAAATCTCAAGGTACCTTCCTAGGTGCCTTGAAACTGACTTAAGGCTCAAGTTTGCCAAAGTTGTGTGGGAAATAGGCagtgttattgtttttgtttacacAATGGCGGATCATACTGACGTAATTGATGAGTTTTTAGAATCCATATATAATAAAAGAACAAGCTTTTTTGGGAGGAGCCTGTGTCTGTCACAACGAGAGCACGCTGTGATTGGTCAGTCCAGCCGCTCTGGAAAGGGGTGAAAACCGCCAGCGGCTATTTTTCCATcaccaaaaaaagggggaatttCTCAACGCAAATAACTCTGAACGCCATCTACCAACCAAATTATTAAACATTTTATATGCCATCTACcagtcaaataaaaaattacaccAAGTTCAAATTTCGAAATTCGCTTCAATTTCTGAAGAAAATAATGTATTTACTGATTAGCCAGACAACTTCCATACATAAATACATTATTCCGGATTCTTCTTTTCATTGGCGATTTTTGATGCCTGAtttttttcggaattctcCAACCTCACCCGCTCTGCTTGGCGATAACTCCACTCCTTTTTCAGGTAAGTAGCATTTTTagataagttttttttatgctgAGTAACTctaataaaaatacataatcatTAGtctaaatttctgtttttttttcttaatttctctCTTAGTGTAGTAGAGAACGGTTaaagaattttcaaaattttcagtACAAAGGCCAACTTCCCAAAAAAATAAGTGGAAGGACTGCGAAGAAGGAGTTCAGGGTTGTTCGCAGTCTTTCCACTTACAATTTTGGGAAGTTGGCCTGCGTTCtgaaaatttggaaaatcCTTCTTTGCAGTCCTTccacttattttttttgggaaGTTGGCCTGCGTactgaaaattttgaaaattctttAACCGTTCTCTACAAATAATACATGGGGTAACATTAAATTGAACTTACTTTTCCAAGTAATTCAACGCTGCTGTTGAAGCTACCGAAGCAGCAGCCCTGACTTCATTTGCGACAATGACGAGATGTTCAGATTGTTGGTGCATGAGAAGAACCTCTTGATACGCAATGCGCGCCTTTTCTTCTGgcttaaattttttcttccgttcttcttcttctttctgctTTTGAAGTTTTTCTGCTCTTGCCGcctcttttcccttttcttgcaCCCTGAATAGCTCCTTCgcaattttaatttcttcttcataatCATccattctctttcttttacaTGCTTGCAACTTTTCAAATAATTCTActtcttctttgcttttcTCTTCACCTTCTTTGTTCTTAACAACTTTTCTGTCATCTGTAAATTTTACTGTTCTCTCCCAttcttcttcaactttttCAACACTTCCCTTCCCCTTTTCTGTTTCCGTTCTTACATCTAAACTTTCTTTCTGATTCTTGCTTGACTCTCCTTCACTTGCTTTTTCAAcatcttctttctctttaattAATTGTAAAATGGAATCGCCCTCGCCTACTTCATCTAAAACTTCCAGATTGTCAAAATCTATTTGGGAAAGCATTGTTTCATCGAGATCTGAATCAGTTTCCatgtttaaatttgttttaggagaagaagaaaatttctaACTACGCGATGGGACAAGCAAAGAAGACAATGAGGTCAAAGAACGAAGATGGCGTTAATCCAGATGGTTCTGGTGATGCATCAGAGCCATCTGGATTTACGCCATCCTCGACCTCATTGTTATCTTTGCCAGTCCCCTCGCGCagttgaaaattttctattctcttaaaaataaatttaaaaatggaatCTATGATTGATAACCATATTCATGGCaaataaagattttttaattattttatttttactattttcttGGCTTACGGACTACAATATGCACTTTTTGCCGTGAGAGGGATTCCAAACTGCTCAACAGATGTCGCATATAAATTGAAAGATTAATTTGATAGCAGAATACACTTCTACTCTGACGTTGAATGACAGAAGATAAAGTTTTCATTTGCTCTgttcaatttttcaatttaaacagtatttttaaatactatttgGTCTTGGCAGTTTTTTCCCCGCAAACAGAAAGgtaatttttctattcacaTGCCGTAAATTATTTTcccagaatttttttatgtgtagtCAGAGATAAGCACTCATTTCCTTATGGTATCTCAGATTTGGAAGTTATCAAAATTTGTGAAAGCGTAAACACTTTTAATAAAATCATTAACATGATTGCACTACAAATAAAGTTTCTGGGAACgtattcttttcaaaatttagaGGTACCTATCAATTGTCAGTGGAAAGACTGCGAACAAGACTgcgaagaagaaattgaaggAAACTTAAGGATTTCACCAAATTTCTTATTCGCAGTAGAAAATATAGGAAACTTGAATGTTTCCCTTACAAATCTCCTTCGCAGTCCTTCCAATGACAATTGATGGGTATCTTTAATAATTGAAAAGAATACGTTCCCAGAAACTTTATTTGGAGTGCCATCATATTAATGATTTTTTCAGAAGGGTTTACGCTTTCTAAAATTTTGGTATTTTCCTAAATTTGAGACAATTTAggaaatgtgttttttttatttccgttcTCATTTCCTTGGCTGTCAGTAGCTTTTGTTGTATTACTACAATTACTTATActtattaaatatttaaaaatcaaacaatgggtctaatttttttttagtaccATTCCCGGATTCACAACCAAATTGCCATTGGGTTACCAACCATACCCCCATTGAAGGACGCTTTCGCCTCTTCGCCATCGAGTCTAATATCACATCCCGGATTATCAGgactttttatttcaagtaAGTATTCCTGAACCCTATCCTTCCCCCACCCATCTTGCAAAGGACTATCATCACCGATAGGCTAACTGTGGTGGGATACAGATATAGCGGTCGGTTGTTGTTCCACCCGGAGCATGCGTGTTAGTTATTAAGTCATTTAATTAAGGAATTTAATAGTGTTTGACCCTCAAAATGCCCCCAAAATGAAATCAACTAACTGATgaagagaaagcaaaaaaatgcagAACTAAGAgcgaaaagaaaggaagaaaaaacggAAGCGAAGGAATTGAGATTGCGAGCTGGCAGGGAACGTTACGCCGAAAGGAAACGTACAAGAACCCAAGAAGAAGTTATCCAAAATCAGGGTGAACAGGCTAAACGACAACGTAAAGTACGTCAACAGGAAATTCCCGAAATGAGAGAAGAAAAACGCAGAATTGACAAAGACTACCACCAGAATCGACGTGCAGCAAATGAAGTTGAAGCAAACCACGCAAGAAGAAGCGTAGAAGAAATTCATCACGGAATTCGTCTTATTGAAGAAACACAGGAGGTGGCGGAATTAACGAGTGAAGCGAATGAAGAGCAATCTACGGCAACTGAAAACGATGGACCAGAAATTTTCTTGGATGGTTTGGAAAGCGTTGATTGGACACAATGTGATCAAGAAACTGAAGATTTACGACGAGCAAAGTATGCTCAAGAACATGCAGATATTGTTCCAGTCGAAACAGAAGAAGAGCAACGTCACCGACAAGAATTTTTGGAGCAAAATCGGCAAACAAAGGTGAAGAAGACTCATCAATTAGCTCAGAAGCCAATCTTAGATGAAAGTAAAATTAAGATTTATTCATGCGGGAAAATGGACGTGAGTTGTGAATTCTGCGGAGCAATTCATTTCAAAGGCGAAATGGCAAGTGGCAAGAAATTTAATGTTTGTTGTTCTAAAGGAAAGGTGATTCTCCCTCCTCCTAAGGAATGCCCAGAATTGCTTCAAATGTTATTTACCAACTGCCATCCTAAATCTGCAAGTTTCATCAAAGATGCCCGAAAGTACAACAATGCTCTCGCATTTGCATCACTGGGAGCATCCATTGACAATCTACGAGGAAGAGGACCATATTGTTACAAGATTCATGGGCAACTTTACCACAATACAACTGCTGTTCAATTCTATGATGAAGAAACATCCGTTCCTCCCGCTCTCAAGTACGCGCAGCTATATTTCCTGGATTCTGCTCAAGCGAACGAACAACGATTAAATAATCCAGCAAACAGAAGCTGTGATAGTGCTCTCATGGAACAACTAGATG belongs to Daphnia magna isolate NIES linkage group LG1, ASM2063170v1.1, whole genome shotgun sequence and includes:
- the LOC123473234 gene encoding putative nuclease HARBI1, which produces MSQSSVCRSVHDVSSALCSIAREWISFPENLNMVCLEFSEFAGFRGIIGAIDGCHIKIARPWVDEKIYVNRKNFHSINVQAICDANGRALSVYAKKPGSTNDAAMFVESIIGQRLARGDFSPFHLIGDSGYACTPYLLTPYAVQSNEPERRFNVAHKKSRCVIERFFGMVKRRFPALFFGIRMQPGRACRVIMACFILHNIALSRRQPDFDDDIAVNHFEEQDYDNQPDRQENLAQAALRLRRQGFEKRNRMTLNDFTR
- the LOC123466517 gene encoding cilia- and flagella-associated protein 251-like, with protein sequence METDSDLDETMLSQIDFDNLEVLDEVGEGDSILQLIKEKEDVEKASEGESSKNQKESLDVRTETEKGKGSVEKVEEEWERTVKFTDDRKVVKNKEGEEKSKEEVELFEKLQACKRKRMDDYEEEIKIAKELFRVQEKGKEAARAEKLQKQKEEEERKKKFKPEEKARIAYQEVLLMHQQSEHLVIVANEVRAAASVASTAALNYLEK